One Legionella lansingensis genomic region harbors:
- a CDS encoding REP-associated tyrosine transposase, whose amino-acid sequence MRRYRRSTVAGATYFFTLNLQNRKSTILINHIDKLRFAFKKVQVNHPFKIDAIIILPDHLHLMMTLPIGDVDYSKRLNLIKGMFSRQIAPYESISLSRQKKREREIWQRRFWEHCIRNNADYEQHINYIHYNPVKHHYVSSPSRWPYSSIHRFIQSGILPVNWACNDEFHDGHFGE is encoded by the coding sequence ATGCGACGATACAGACGCTCTACTGTTGCAGGAGCAACTTATTTTTTCACTTTAAATTTACAAAATAGAAAAAGTACCATCCTAATCAATCATATTGATAAATTACGTTTTGCTTTTAAAAAAGTCCAAGTTAATCACCCGTTTAAAATTGATGCGATTATTATTCTTCCTGATCATTTACATCTGATGATGACCTTGCCTATAGGGGATGTTGACTACTCAAAACGATTGAATTTAATAAAAGGCATGTTTTCAAGGCAAATTGCGCCTTATGAATCAATTTCACTATCTCGTCAGAAAAAGCGCGAACGGGAGATTTGGCAAAGACGGTTTTGGGAACACTGTATTCGAAATAATGCAGATTATGAACAGCATATCAATTATATTCATTACAATCCCGTAAAACATCACTATGTCTCTAGTCCATCTAGATGGCCTTATTCAAGTATTCATCGATTCATTCAATCGGGAATACTTCCTGTCAATTGGGCTTGTAATGATGAGTTTCATGATGGGCATTTTGGAGAGTAA
- the coq7 gene encoding 2-polyprenyl-3-methyl-6-methoxy-1,4-benzoquinone monooxygenase produces MRRRPFFESLLGELDTALRTLMPPRPRVSKRLTPAHDIPENPLTNEEKRHVAGLMRVNLAGEVCAQALYRGQALTARLAEVRNQMDKAAAEEVDHLAWCEERLHDLNSQPSLLNPVWYFGSLVLGMAAGLAGDRLSLGFLAETEQQVSQHLQKHIARLPKQDRKTKRILEQMHEDEAHHADVAIRAGAVDLPDFIKNLMRKVSKIMTRSSYYF; encoded by the coding sequence ATGCGCAGACGTCCTTTTTTTGAGAGTCTATTAGGTGAACTCGATACTGCTTTACGCACGTTAATGCCGCCTCGGCCACGTGTAAGTAAGCGGCTGACCCCAGCGCATGATATCCCTGAAAATCCTTTAACCAATGAAGAAAAGCGCCATGTTGCGGGCCTCATGCGCGTCAATCTTGCAGGTGAAGTTTGCGCCCAGGCACTCTATCGCGGTCAAGCATTAACCGCTCGCCTTGCCGAAGTGAGAAATCAAATGGACAAGGCTGCAGCTGAAGAAGTTGATCATTTGGCCTGGTGTGAGGAGCGATTACACGATTTAAATAGTCAGCCCAGCCTATTAAATCCTGTGTGGTATTTTGGCTCTCTTGTACTTGGGATGGCCGCTGGCTTGGCAGGTGATCGCTTAAGCTTAGGTTTTTTGGCTGAAACGGAACAGCAGGTTTCTCAGCATTTGCAAAAACATATTGCAAGATTACCTAAGCAAGATCGCAAAACAAAACGCATCCTAGAGCAAATGCATGAAGATGAAGCTCATCATGCCGATGTTGCGATCAGGGCCGGAGCAGTAGACTTACCTGATTTTATTAAAAATTTAATGCGCAAGGTGTCTAAAATAATGACTCGTTCTAGTTATTACTTTTAA
- a CDS encoding hemolysin family protein translates to MINFLLILAGFALVLLNAFFVAAEFGMVKLRQTRVALIKEEYPWRGGILAKVHQQLDAYLSACQLGITLASLGLGWIGEPAFTRLLAPVFHQLGLVNPTLNEFISFIIAFSLLSFLHIVVGELMPKSLAIRQSEPISLWTAVPLYLFYWFMYPVIWLLNSCSNFLLRQLGIDMVHEAEQFFSSEEIKLILRSSEVHGELTQQERSILAHTLELGDVRAMDVMRSYDDMVMLETPIRNSELVETLNHYRYSRYPVYDKAKKQIIGIVHVKDLQPLLHEAKAESELSLSEITRPVPKISYRLPALALLRQFQAGMPHFALVYGRRGATVGFLTLDNLLHLVIGVIKDEFHKTQDEWITHDDGSITVKGDCPLYTIERALQRELTFTTEEEEEMATIAGLIIHKLGRAPKPGETIAFPDFFATIERIEGARIRQVRVMPIIGEVT, encoded by the coding sequence ATGATTAACTTTCTGCTCATTCTCGCAGGTTTCGCACTGGTATTATTGAATGCCTTTTTCGTTGCTGCCGAATTTGGCATGGTAAAATTACGGCAAACACGGGTCGCCCTCATTAAAGAAGAATATCCCTGGCGTGGTGGGATCCTGGCTAAAGTTCATCAACAACTTGATGCCTATTTATCTGCTTGCCAATTAGGCATCACCCTGGCCTCTCTTGGTTTAGGCTGGATTGGAGAGCCTGCCTTTACGCGCTTGCTTGCTCCAGTTTTCCACCAGCTTGGTTTAGTCAATCCGACATTAAATGAATTCATCAGTTTTATCATTGCTTTTTCTTTATTGTCTTTCTTGCATATTGTCGTTGGCGAATTAATGCCTAAATCGCTAGCCATTCGCCAAAGTGAACCTATCTCCTTATGGACCGCCGTGCCCTTATATCTATTCTATTGGTTCATGTACCCTGTCATTTGGCTCCTAAATAGCTGTTCCAATTTTCTTTTAAGGCAATTAGGGATTGATATGGTTCATGAAGCGGAGCAATTCTTCTCTAGTGAAGAAATCAAATTGATCTTACGTTCCAGTGAAGTACACGGGGAATTAACACAACAAGAACGCAGTATCCTTGCACATACCTTAGAGCTAGGCGATGTACGCGCGATGGACGTCATGCGCTCTTATGACGATATGGTCATGTTAGAAACACCTATTCGCAATAGCGAATTGGTTGAAACCTTAAACCATTATCGCTACAGTCGTTATCCAGTTTACGATAAAGCAAAAAAGCAAATCATTGGCATTGTGCACGTGAAAGACTTACAGCCTTTGTTACATGAAGCGAAAGCAGAATCTGAATTATCCTTGAGTGAGATTACAAGACCTGTGCCTAAAATTTCATATCGACTTCCTGCACTCGCATTGTTACGACAATTTCAAGCAGGGATGCCACATTTTGCCTTGGTTTATGGGCGGCGTGGCGCTACTGTAGGCTTCTTGACGCTGGATAATTTATTGCATTTGGTTATTGGCGTTATTAAAGATGAATTTCACAAAACACAGGATGAGTGGATAACTCATGATGACGGCAGTATCACTGTAAAAGGAGATTGTCCACTGTACACTATAGAAAGAGCGTTACAGCGTGAACTAACATTTACTACGGAAGAAGAGGAAGAAATGGCGACAATTGCCGGTTTAATCATTCATAAACTGGGTCGCGCACCCAAACCAGGTGAAACCATTGCATTCCCTGATTTTTTTGCCACTATAGAACGTATAGAGGGCGCTCGGATTAGACAGGTTCGCGTTATGCCTATCATCGGAGAAGTAACATAG
- a CDS encoding inorganic phosphate transporter, which produces MTSDILFILSVIMVAFLFDFINGFHDAANSIATIVTTGVLTPHQAVIWAAFFNFIAFMVFNLMVAKTIGSGLIDTDIVDTKLIFSALIGAIFWNIVTWYYGLPSSSSHALIGGLAGAAVAKGGITSLKISGFIKVIIGIFVSPSMGLILGLLLTFVFSRLLKYYGEEKLNQSFRGFQLASSALLSLTHGGNDAQKTMGIIAVLLFSIGWLGESFYVPFWVVISCHLVISLGTLAGGWRIVQTMGYKITELNTMRGCAAETGAAVMIFVATQYGIPVSTTHTVTGSIAGVGLINGMRGTYWPILRRIFLSWLFTIPSAGVVAAAIMLTIH; this is translated from the coding sequence ATGACTTCAGACATTTTGTTTATCTTGTCAGTTATAATGGTAGCCTTTCTGTTTGATTTTATTAATGGTTTTCATGATGCGGCGAATTCAATAGCAACCATAGTTACCACTGGTGTTCTAACTCCTCATCAAGCAGTTATTTGGGCTGCATTTTTCAATTTTATCGCTTTTATGGTCTTTAATTTGATGGTAGCAAAAACCATTGGCAGCGGTCTCATCGATACGGATATTGTTGATACTAAACTTATTTTTTCTGCGTTAATCGGAGCCATTTTTTGGAATATTGTTACTTGGTACTATGGCCTGCCTTCAAGCTCTTCCCATGCATTAATTGGTGGTCTTGCGGGGGCTGCAGTAGCTAAAGGTGGCATAACATCACTTAAAATTTCCGGCTTTATAAAAGTTATCATCGGGATTTTTGTTTCCCCGTCTATGGGCTTAATCCTAGGGCTCCTTCTGACCTTCGTCTTCAGTCGCTTATTGAAATATTACGGTGAGGAAAAACTTAATCAGTCCTTTAGAGGATTTCAATTGGCTTCTTCAGCGTTATTGAGCCTAACCCATGGAGGTAATGATGCGCAGAAAACCATGGGCATTATTGCCGTGCTACTATTTTCAATTGGCTGGCTAGGAGAATCTTTTTATGTCCCCTTTTGGGTAGTGATTTCCTGTCATTTAGTTATTAGCTTAGGCACCCTGGCTGGTGGATGGCGCATTGTACAGACAATGGGATACAAGATCACTGAACTTAATACCATGCGCGGCTGCGCGGCAGAAACGGGGGCCGCCGTTATGATTTTTGTTGCTACGCAATACGGTATCCCTGTTTCTACCACTCACACCGTAACTGGATCCATTGCAGGCGTGGGCCTTATCAATGGAATGAGAGGAACATATTGGCCCATCCTGAGACGTATTTTTCTTTCCTGGCTATTTACCATTCCGTCAGCAGGGGTTGTGGCAGCAGCAATTATGTTAACCATCCATTAG
- a CDS encoding exopolysaccharide biosynthesis protein, whose translation MDKINNKKRTSICDLLLKTVETHQGDATISFGELVKTFGDRAFGLIIILFALPSALPISAIPGFSFITGLPIVFIAIHIIIARRALWLPKSLANRRFEFAKFAKVVEQTVPYLRSIEKLLKPRWLFFTHPAMERLHGLVMLSLSLLLLLPIPFSNFIFASLIILFGLGLAEKDGVILFLAYVGAGLYGLFLTTMAQGLIHYINELLI comes from the coding sequence TTGGACAAAATCAACAACAAAAAGCGCACAAGCATATGTGATCTCTTACTGAAAACGGTAGAAACTCATCAGGGTGATGCCACCATAAGTTTTGGGGAATTGGTTAAGACGTTTGGTGATCGAGCATTTGGGTTGATTATCATTCTTTTTGCTTTACCCAGCGCTTTGCCTATTTCTGCTATTCCTGGATTTTCCTTCATTACTGGATTACCCATTGTCTTCATCGCGATTCATATCATTATTGCCAGGCGCGCCTTGTGGTTGCCAAAAAGCTTGGCCAACCGACGTTTTGAATTTGCTAAATTTGCCAAAGTTGTCGAACAAACAGTCCCTTATCTGAGATCCATAGAAAAATTGCTGAAACCTAGATGGCTTTTCTTTACTCATCCTGCCATGGAGAGGCTGCATGGTTTGGTGATGTTGAGTTTAAGTCTTCTATTACTCCTACCCATCCCTTTTAGTAACTTTATTTTTGCCTCGTTAATCATTTTGTTTGGATTGGGTTTAGCGGAAAAAGATGGTGTGATCTTATTCTTGGCTTATGTGGGGGCTGGCTTATATGGATTATTTCTGACAACGATGGCGCAGGGGTTAATACACTATATCAATGAATTGTTAATATAG
- a CDS encoding amino acid permease, giving the protein MDLFRKKAVTDIQPVDDRLLKCLSAFDLIFLGVGAIIGAGIFVLTGIVAATQAGPAIILSYVIAGFACAFAALSYAELAASVGGCGSAYGYAYAGFGEVIAWIVGWDLLLEYAVAVSAVSVGWSGYFNDFLRAMHLGLPQYLLHGPAGGGVFNLSAFSIIVVLGLLLCWGVKSSSRFNNTMVLIKLAVILLFIIIAIIEVKPYNWSPFMPFGWTGVVEGASLIFFAYIGFDAVSTAAEEAINPERDLPIGIVGSLLICTVLYMIVSGLLTGITNYSTLNVASPISHALLLLGHRIVAGLVGVGAIAGLTTVMLVLYYGLTRVFLAMSRDGLLPAFFGMTNPYTKTPIRVIVLCGIIMSLAAGFVHIDALAELVNVGTLFAFIVVCVGVLIFRYTHPEMPRPFKTPFSPLIPALGVLSCLYLIVHLPWITLVRFTVWMIVGLIIYWVYSRFHSALNVQDKPGR; this is encoded by the coding sequence ATGGACTTATTCCGCAAAAAAGCCGTCACCGATATTCAACCAGTAGATGACCGCTTATTAAAATGCCTTTCTGCTTTTGATCTAATTTTTTTAGGTGTGGGAGCAATTATCGGCGCGGGTATTTTTGTACTAACAGGTATTGTTGCTGCGACTCAGGCTGGGCCTGCCATTATTCTATCTTATGTGATAGCTGGTTTCGCTTGTGCCTTTGCGGCCTTGTCCTATGCTGAATTGGCCGCATCAGTGGGTGGTTGCGGTAGTGCCTATGGTTATGCCTATGCTGGTTTTGGTGAAGTTATTGCCTGGATCGTGGGTTGGGATTTGTTACTTGAATATGCGGTTGCTGTTTCCGCGGTTTCCGTAGGATGGAGCGGTTATTTCAATGATTTTCTTCGGGCGATGCATCTTGGGTTGCCGCAATATTTATTACATGGACCGGCTGGAGGTGGTGTTTTTAATTTATCGGCTTTTAGCATCATTGTTGTTTTGGGGCTGCTTTTGTGTTGGGGCGTTAAGTCAAGCTCTCGCTTCAATAATACAATGGTTCTTATTAAATTGGCGGTTATTCTTCTGTTCATTATCATCGCGATCATTGAGGTTAAGCCATACAATTGGTCTCCTTTTATGCCTTTTGGATGGACAGGGGTTGTTGAAGGAGCCTCACTCATCTTCTTTGCCTATATTGGGTTTGATGCTGTATCAACCGCAGCGGAAGAAGCAATCAATCCCGAACGTGATTTGCCGATAGGCATTGTTGGTTCACTGTTGATTTGTACGGTCTTGTATATGATCGTATCAGGATTATTAACCGGAATAACGAATTACAGTACGCTCAATGTGGCTTCTCCGATAAGCCATGCTCTGTTGCTATTAGGACATCGAATCGTTGCTGGCTTGGTTGGCGTTGGCGCTATTGCAGGTTTAACAACGGTCATGCTGGTTTTATACTATGGTTTGACCAGAGTATTTCTTGCTATGTCTCGTGATGGTCTGTTACCAGCCTTTTTCGGAATGACAAATCCATATACAAAAACCCCCATTAGAGTCATCGTGTTATGTGGTATTATCATGTCGTTAGCGGCAGGCTTCGTGCACATTGATGCTTTGGCAGAATTAGTTAATGTAGGCACTCTGTTTGCTTTTATTGTTGTTTGTGTAGGTGTACTTATTTTTCGCTATACTCACCCTGAGATGCCAAGGCCATTTAAGACTCCTTTTTCGCCGTTGATCCCAGCCTTGGGTGTGCTTAGCTGTTTATATTTGATCGTGCATTTGCCTTGGATAACGTTGGTGCGCTTTACGGTGTGGATGATTGTCGGGCTTATTATTTATTGGGTATATAGCCGATTCCATAGCGCGCTGAATGTACAAGACAAGCCTGGACGCTAA
- the pagP gene encoding lipid IV(A) palmitoyltransferase PagP: MKKNLISLLLLLHLNSAISGQYSEACSTWGSLLKPICHRMHQLWNEGSNELYMTGYAWHNRYTYEKHKIDSYNELAWGGGLGKGLYDEDGDWHGIYALAFLDSHKNVEPAVGYAFLKVAHLGINTRLGAGFTVLVTQRPDIYDGIPFPGALPWLSLNYRSLTVSGTYIPGSKGAGNVLFLLAKWTF; the protein is encoded by the coding sequence ATGAAGAAAAATCTTATTAGCTTGCTTTTATTACTCCACTTAAATTCTGCTATCTCAGGGCAATATTCTGAAGCTTGCTCTACCTGGGGTTCATTGCTTAAGCCGATATGTCACAGAATGCATCAACTCTGGAATGAGGGGAGTAATGAACTCTATATGACAGGCTATGCTTGGCACAATCGCTATACCTACGAGAAACATAAAATCGATAGCTACAATGAGCTGGCCTGGGGTGGGGGGTTGGGCAAAGGACTATATGATGAAGATGGTGATTGGCATGGAATTTATGCCTTGGCTTTCCTTGATTCACACAAAAATGTTGAACCAGCTGTGGGTTATGCCTTTCTTAAAGTTGCGCACCTGGGTATAAACACGCGTCTGGGTGCTGGTTTTACGGTTCTGGTGACACAACGTCCCGATATTTACGATGGAATCCCCTTTCCTGGCGCCCTACCATGGCTTTCATTAAATTACCGCAGCTTAACTGTTTCCGGAACCTATATCCCCGGCTCAAAAGGAGCAGGCAATGTACTTTTCTTACTGGCAAAGTGGACTTTTTAA
- a CDS encoding DUF4949 domain-containing protein, protein MKFESKLIAFAGALVIAGSSFAFKTPPTCPSIADIKVEGLSNAEKLMEHLYFGYQISNYKSDMTWIFAAGPFEGDSEEEALEEGNKALRYLSGSPAAEPDQGGWVCLYEMGDHFAVALQSDNLPSPYRMKHYFSKKR, encoded by the coding sequence ATGAAGTTTGAATCCAAGCTTATCGCCTTTGCAGGCGCTTTGGTAATTGCTGGATCCTCTTTTGCCTTTAAAACACCTCCAACTTGTCCAAGCATTGCTGACATCAAGGTTGAAGGCTTATCCAATGCGGAAAAGTTAATGGAACACCTCTATTTTGGGTATCAAATTAGTAATTATAAGAGTGACATGACATGGATCTTTGCTGCTGGTCCTTTTGAAGGAGATTCCGAGGAAGAAGCCTTGGAAGAAGGTAACAAAGCGCTTCGCTATTTGTCCGGCAGTCCAGCTGCTGAACCCGATCAAGGCGGCTGGGTATGCCTCTATGAGATGGGTGATCATTTTGCTGTAGCCCTACAATCTGATAACCTACCTTCACCCTATAGAATGAAGCATTATTTTTCTAAAAAACGTTAA
- a CDS encoding DNA-3-methyladenine glycosylase I, with product MQERCSWATTDPLYISYHDEEWGVPVRHFKKLFEMLILESMQAGLNWLTILKKREAMRQAFLHFVPEKLARLTDEDIAKLLTNEGIIRNKLKINAVRNNARHFLNVAERENIVDYFWQFTGGKVMQNKWQRLADVPAVTTESIAMAKQLKKDGFSFMGPTTCYAFMQAVGMVNDHLRCCFRWEQLQDG from the coding sequence ATGCAGGAACGGTGCAGTTGGGCTACAACAGATCCTCTTTATATTTCTTACCATGATGAAGAATGGGGAGTGCCAGTAAGACACTTTAAAAAATTGTTTGAAATGCTTATTCTTGAAAGCATGCAAGCAGGATTAAATTGGTTAACGATTTTAAAGAAAAGAGAAGCCATGCGGCAGGCCTTTTTACATTTTGTACCAGAAAAATTAGCTCGTTTAACCGATGAAGATATCGCAAAATTACTAACCAATGAAGGCATCATTCGTAACAAATTAAAAATTAATGCGGTGCGTAACAATGCCAGACATTTTTTAAATGTTGCTGAAAGAGAAAACATTGTTGATTATTTCTGGCAATTTACCGGTGGCAAAGTTATGCAAAATAAATGGCAGCGATTGGCCGATGTGCCAGCCGTTACCACTGAATCAATAGCCATGGCAAAGCAGCTAAAGAAGGATGGCTTTTCTTTTATGGGTCCAACAACCTGTTACGCCTTTATGCAAGCAGTGGGTATGGTCAATGACCATCTTCGCTGTTGCTTTCGTTGGGAGCAACTACAGGATGGATAA
- a CDS encoding NUDIX domain-containing protein, producing the protein MRLYYLFRCLVLAVLGKKTVGVRILLIDNDHVLLVKHTYQQGFWYTIGGGVERGETPRQAMERELQEEVGVTLTSPLELFSVYHHREQKRDDYVIFYIGRGCIQKTVTSDEIAQQQWFPLDQLPDDLSPATRRRIQEYLGEREISECW; encoded by the coding sequence ATGAGACTCTACTATTTATTTCGCTGCTTGGTACTGGCTGTTCTTGGAAAAAAAACAGTTGGTGTCAGGATCCTGCTTATCGATAATGATCATGTTCTACTGGTAAAACATACCTATCAACAAGGCTTTTGGTATACCATAGGGGGTGGTGTTGAGCGAGGAGAAACACCACGGCAAGCGATGGAGCGAGAGCTACAAGAAGAAGTAGGTGTCACTTTAACTTCCCCCTTAGAGCTATTTTCTGTTTATCATCATAGGGAGCAGAAAAGAGACGATTATGTTATCTTCTACATAGGGCGTGGTTGTATCCAGAAAACAGTTACTTCTGATGAAATCGCACAGCAACAATGGTTTCCATTGGATCAATTACCGGATGATCTTTCACCAGCAACGCGTCGGCGCATTCAAGAATATCTAGGAGAAAGAGAGATAAGTGAATGTTGGTGA
- the bla gene encoding class A beta-lactamase, with the protein MHDTCILNAETIIMSLFPIKWLSSLVVIAISFSVCAPLFAEVQKISQPISIDKKLAELEASFGGRIGVYAINTANNTHLQYRANERFPMGCTSKVIGVAAILKKSMNDRTLLSQKVTYTKSDLTNWNPITEKHLADGMTVAELCAAAIRYSDNTAMNLLVRILGGVEGMNAFARSIRDHSFRQDHEWPTEAMSGGQGDLHDSSTPSAMANSLKRLALTNTLAKPQRELLLSWLKTNTTGDNRIRAGVPKGWTVGDKTGTGFYYGTTNDIGIIWPPKCAPIVVAIYYTSNDKKAVKREDIVAATIRILINEFAQGDKCIRSGLPI; encoded by the coding sequence ATGCATGATACCTGCATTTTAAATGCAGAAACAATTATTATGAGTCTTTTCCCAATCAAATGGCTATCTTCACTGGTCGTTATTGCAATCTCTTTTAGTGTCTGTGCACCATTATTTGCAGAAGTACAAAAAATTAGCCAACCAATTTCCATTGATAAAAAACTGGCGGAGCTTGAAGCGTCTTTTGGCGGGAGAATTGGTGTCTATGCAATCAATACAGCAAATAATACACATCTGCAATATCGTGCAAATGAACGCTTTCCTATGGGGTGTACTTCAAAGGTTATTGGTGTTGCGGCTATCCTCAAAAAGAGCATGAATGATAGGACACTTCTCTCGCAAAAAGTAACTTACACAAAAAGTGATTTAACAAACTGGAATCCTATTACTGAAAAACACTTGGCCGATGGAATGACGGTCGCTGAATTATGCGCCGCTGCTATCCGCTATAGCGACAATACGGCCATGAATCTTCTGGTGAGAATATTGGGAGGGGTGGAAGGCATGAATGCTTTTGCACGCAGTATTCGGGACCATTCTTTTCGTCAAGACCATGAGTGGCCAACCGAGGCTATGTCAGGTGGTCAGGGTGATTTGCACGATAGCTCCACACCTTCAGCGATGGCAAACAGTTTAAAACGATTGGCTTTGACGAATACCCTGGCCAAGCCACAACGTGAACTATTGTTGTCTTGGTTAAAAACCAATACAACAGGTGATAATCGTATCAGGGCAGGTGTACCTAAAGGTTGGACAGTTGGAGATAAAACGGGAACCGGCTTTTATTATGGGACGACCAATGATATTGGAATTATTTGGCCACCAAAATGTGCTCCAATTGTCGTGGCAATTTATTACACAAGTAATGATAAAAAAGCGGTTAAACGAGAAGATATTGTTGCAGCAACTATACGTATATTGATTAATGAATTCGCGCAAGGTGATAAGTGCATTAGAAGTGGCTTACCCATTTAA
- a CDS encoding dicarboxylate/amino acid:cation symporter, translating to MTQYKTLRNYLFPIILFLSILLGGLTGYFFAQAAKWLKPFGDIFLNLILTAIVPLIFFSVSSAIARTGSLGKLGRIIFYMIVVFLFTGLVAGIYMLFIVKLFPPADSVYLQLTTPEKLSTVNFSSQIVGIFTLPDFSKLFSHEHILALILFSILVGLAVTAGNEKTRVFTSFLQAGEEVFMRVFSLIMYYAPIGFFAYFAVTVSELGPQLIESYVRLTIIYYVAALIYFICAFTCYAYLAGKMEGVKLYWNNVFLSMVTAIATCSSAASIPANLVVTKKMRVTPDIYETTIPLGAIIHKDGSVIGGMIKIAFLFGIFHLNFTGASVLLTALGVSLLVGTVMGAIPSGGMLGELLILTVYGFPPSVLLAIATISIVIDPLATMLNVTGDSVSSMMITRLVEGKKWFSRMDDESSIPASS from the coding sequence GTGACTCAATATAAGACATTAAGAAACTACCTTTTTCCCATTATCTTGTTTTTGTCTATTCTGCTAGGCGGGTTAACTGGTTATTTCTTCGCTCAAGCAGCCAAATGGTTAAAACCTTTTGGTGATATCTTTCTAAATTTGATCCTCACAGCAATCGTTCCTCTCATTTTTTTCAGTGTGTCATCAGCGATTGCACGCACTGGCTCATTAGGAAAACTGGGGAGAATTATTTTTTATATGATTGTTGTCTTTCTGTTTACAGGATTGGTAGCTGGAATTTATATGCTTTTTATTGTGAAGCTTTTCCCGCCGGCAGATAGTGTTTATTTACAATTAACCACTCCAGAAAAACTATCAACCGTTAACTTCTCTAGTCAAATTGTGGGCATCTTCACATTGCCTGATTTTTCAAAGTTGTTTTCACATGAACATATATTAGCTTTAATCCTATTTTCAATTTTGGTTGGTCTTGCTGTAACTGCTGGTAATGAAAAAACCAGAGTATTTACCTCATTTCTTCAAGCGGGTGAAGAGGTTTTTATGAGGGTTTTTTCGTTGATTATGTATTATGCTCCGATAGGCTTTTTTGCCTACTTCGCTGTAACCGTGAGCGAACTTGGACCTCAGCTCATAGAAAGCTATGTTCGCCTGACGATCATTTATTATGTTGCTGCACTCATTTATTTCATCTGCGCATTTACCTGCTATGCCTATTTGGCCGGAAAAATGGAGGGAGTTAAGTTATATTGGAATAATGTATTTCTTTCCATGGTTACTGCCATCGCCACATGCAGCAGTGCCGCAAGTATTCCAGCAAATTTAGTCGTAACGAAAAAAATGCGTGTTACTCCAGACATTTATGAAACCACCATTCCCCTTGGGGCTATTATCCATAAAGATGGATCAGTCATTGGCGGCATGATTAAAATAGCATTTCTGTTTGGGATTTTTCATTTAAATTTTACAGGCGCTTCGGTTTTACTCACTGCTCTTGGTGTTTCCTTACTGGTTGGTACAGTGATGGGGGCAATCCCCAGTGGCGGGATGCTTGGCGAATTATTAATTTTAACTGTCTACGGATTCCCACCTTCTGTTTTACTTGCCATTGCCACCATCAGCATCGTCATCGATCCCTTAGCAACCATGCTTAATGTGACTGGGGATAGTGTGAGTAGTATGATGATCACCCGTTTAGTTGAAGGCAAGAAATGGTTCAGCCGGATGGACGATGAATCGTCCATCCCAGCTAGTTCTTAA